The proteins below come from a single Aptenodytes patagonicus chromosome 2, bAptPat1.pri.cur, whole genome shotgun sequence genomic window:
- the SNAI2 gene encoding zinc finger protein SNAI2: MPRSFLVKKHFNSSKKPNYSELDTHTVIISPYLYESYPVPIIPQPEILSSVAYNPITVWTTTGLLPSPLPNDLSPLSGYPSSLGRVSPPPPSDTSSKDHSGSESPISDEEERIQSKLSDPHAIEAEKFQCSLCNKTYSTFSGLAKHKQLHCDAQSRKSFSCKYCDKEYVSLGALKMHIRTHTLPCVCKICGKAFSRPWLLQGHIRTHTGEKPFSCPHCNRAFADRSNLRAHLQTHSDVKKYQCKNCSKTFSRMSLLHKHEESGCCVAH, from the exons ATGCCACGCTCCTTCCTGGTCAAGAAACATTTCAATTCCTCCAAGAAGCCGAATTACAGCGAACTGGATACTCATACAG tgaTTATATCCCCATACCTCTATGAAAGCTATCCAGTCCCTATCATACCACAGCCAGAGATCCTGAGCTCAGTAGCTTACAATCCCATTACTGTGTGGACTACAACCGGGCTGCTACCGTCTCCATTACCCAATGACCTCTCTCCGCTTTCTGGATACCCCTCATCTTTGGGAAGAGTCAGCCCACCTCCACCTTCTGACACCTCCTCCAAAGATCACAGCGGTTCAGAAAGTCCCATTAGCGATGAAGAAGAGAGAATCCAGTCCAAGCTTTCAGACCCCCATGCAATCGAAGCCGAAAAGTTTCAGTGCAGTTTATGCAACAAGACCTATTCAACTTTCTCTGGGTTGGCCAAACATAAGCAGCTGCACTGTGATGCCCAGTCTAGGAAATCGTTCAGCTGCAAGTACTGTGACAAGGAGTATGTCAGCCTGGGAGCACTTAAGATGCACATCAGGACCCACACGCTACCTTGTGTCTGCAAGATCTGCGGCAAGGCTTTCTCTAGACCCTGGCTACTTCAAGGACACATTAGAACTCACACTG GAGAGAAGCCGTTTTCCTGTCCTCACTGCAACAGGGCTTTTGCAGACAGATCCAATCTGAGGGCTCATCTGCAGACCCACTCGGATGTGAAGAAATACCAGTGCAAAAATTGCTCCAAAACTTTCTCCAGAATGTCTCTTCTGCACAAACATGAGGAATCTGGCTGCTGTGTAGCACACTGA